AATAGACCAAGTGCTTTGAGCTTACCATTAGGCATTTCAAAAGTGCCAGAAAGAATCAGCCCCTGGATGTACACCGGGTAAACGGCAATGAAATGGCGGGCAAGGATTGAACCCATGCTGTGCCCCAAAAGGAATACCGGAACCTCGGGCTGGTTTTTCTTGATATGGGTATACAGGGTTCTGGTGTTCTCAAGCATGATCTCCCAGCCGCGGCTTTTCGGGATATAACCCAGGCGGTCAAGGCTTCCCGCTGTCTGGCCATGCCCTGGGTGGTCATTGATGAAAACGCCGTATCCGTTTTCCGCCAGGAACATACCCAGTTCGTGATACCGCCCGTGGTGTTCAGCCATGCCATGCATGATCTGTAAAATGCCTTTAGGCTTTCCTGTTGAAGGCAGGTAGCTCTTGACAAAGAATCTTTCCTGAGAAGTGCTGGTAAGAAAAACAGACTGTTCCTTAATGATTTGTGCTTCCATTCGGTACGTTTTATTGAAATCCCGGCTGAACACCTTTATCTGGGAAATATTGTATTTTTGCCATCCGTTATCCCATCCTTTAAAAGGCTGAAGACCGGATTGGATTCCCCAAAATTATCAAACTTATGGTTTGGTTTTGACGAAGTGGAGAAATATTGAAATTAGTTAATTAAGGATGCAAACCTTTTAGGATGCATTTAACCTTTGACTGGATTGAATAAACGGGAAAAACCACATTTTGGAAAGCCACTTT
This region of Bacteroides sp. genomic DNA includes:
- a CDS encoding alpha/beta fold hydrolase, whose protein sequence is MEAQIIKEQSVFLTSTSQERFFVKSYLPSTGKPKGILQIMHGMAEHHGRYHELGMFLAENGYGVFINDHPGHGQTAGSLDRLGYIPKSRGWEIMLENTRTLYTHIKKNQPEVPVFLLGHSMGSILARHFIAVYPVYIQGLILSGTFEMPNGKLKALGLFVKIQGLIYGPTKVSKWFNKFFFNTFNRHFKPQLTPFEWISSSREEVDEYVRDPYCGFDCSVAFFDNLAKGIAEMKKAHHNLKYRKTLPLLIMGGQDDPVGNFGKDAMKIHREFYLQRFQNLKVKVFHGRHEMFHETEKEKVFLYLLDWLNEHLHTR